A single region of the Pseudomonas sp. PDM14 genome encodes:
- the dgt gene encoding dGTPase, translating into MDFKAKISLRRPRDGSELPTGHGAEWRDELIERLESDRGRIINCAAVRRLQQKTQVFPLERNAAVRSRLTHSLEVQQVGRHIVRTLFHKLGPRAAEHGLDGLDGALETLVEMACLTHDVGNPPFGHFGEFAIGDWCARHLDGLFAAAVPTPSDNELRQRMLADLNAFEGNAQAIRLVHRLHDMNLTYSQAACMLKYVRAAHQPRPPKGSAGAYLRKKPGFYLSEEGFVEGLWQALGMAPQTRYPLVYVMEAADDISYCLADLEDAVVKGILDLDRLCELLRDTFARFKPLDSVIDAKGRSFAELLQDAWQRAADEPVDKVGKFFIRLRVNLIHPLVQHAAEQFIEQLDAVFAGTLDRALLEDDSAACAVVQTFKTVGAEHVFCHREVDTLQLQGLRILQGLLEVYGALLGLDGEAFQAMLAGGGRADLRMLIRRLPTHLLSAYRQALTQQQGADAPLWEFYHRTRLLLDFVSGLTDQLAQDEYRVLSAQ; encoded by the coding sequence GTGGATTTCAAGGCGAAGATTTCCCTGCGGCGTCCGCGTGACGGCAGCGAGCTGCCCACGGGGCACGGCGCGGAGTGGCGGGACGAGCTGATCGAGCGGCTGGAAAGCGACCGCGGGCGCATCATCAACTGCGCCGCGGTACGCCGACTGCAGCAGAAGACCCAGGTCTTCCCGCTGGAACGCAACGCCGCGGTGCGCAGCCGCCTGACCCATTCGCTGGAGGTGCAGCAGGTCGGTCGGCACATCGTGCGCACGCTGTTCCACAAGCTCGGGCCGCGGGCTGCCGAACATGGCCTCGACGGCCTCGACGGCGCCCTGGAAACCCTGGTGGAAATGGCCTGCCTGACCCACGACGTGGGCAACCCGCCGTTCGGCCACTTCGGCGAATTCGCCATCGGCGACTGGTGCGCCCGGCACCTCGACGGGCTGTTCGCCGCGGCGGTGCCAACGCCGAGCGATAACGAGCTGCGCCAGCGCATGCTCGCCGACCTCAACGCCTTCGAAGGCAACGCCCAGGCCATCCGCCTGGTGCACCGTTTGCACGACATGAACCTGACTTACAGCCAGGCGGCGTGCATGCTCAAGTACGTGCGCGCCGCCCATCAACCCCGCCCACCGAAGGGCAGCGCCGGTGCCTACTTGCGCAAGAAGCCCGGCTTCTACCTCAGCGAGGAAGGCTTCGTCGAGGGGCTGTGGCAGGCCCTGGGCATGGCGCCGCAGACGCGCTACCCGCTGGTCTACGTGATGGAGGCGGCGGACGACATTTCCTACTGCCTGGCCGACCTGGAAGACGCCGTGGTCAAGGGCATCCTCGACCTCGACCGGCTCTGCGAGCTGCTGCGTGATACCTTCGCCCGCTTCAAACCGCTGGACAGCGTGATCGATGCCAAGGGTCGCAGTTTCGCCGAGCTGCTGCAGGATGCCTGGCAGCGGGCCGCCGACGAGCCGGTGGACAAGGTCGGCAAGTTCTTCATCCGCCTGCGGGTGAACCTGATCCACCCGCTGGTGCAGCACGCCGCCGAGCAGTTCATCGAGCAGCTCGACGCAGTGTTCGCCGGCACCCTCGACCGTGCCCTGCTGGAAGACGACAGCGCCGCCTGCGCGGTGGTGCAGACCTTCAAGACCGTTGGCGCCGAGCACGTGTTCTGCCACCGCGAGGTCGACACGTTGCAGCTGCAGGGACTGCGCATCCTGCAGGGCCTGCTCGAGGTGTATGGCGCCTTGCTTGGCCTGGATGGCGAGGCCTTTCAGGCCATGCTCGCCGGGGGCGGCCGCGCCGACCTGCGCATGCTGATCCGCCGTCTGCCAACCCACCTGCTCAGTGCCTACCGCCAGGCCCTGACCCAGCAGCAAGGCGCCGACGCGCCGCTGTGGGAGTTCTACCACCGCACCCGTCTGCTGCTGGATTTCGTCAGCGGCCTCACCGACCAGCTGGCGCAGGATGAGTACCGGGTGCTCAGCGCCCAGTAG
- a CDS encoding DUF3820 family protein yields the protein MNPDDLLLLVTRTMPFGKYKDRLIADLPGHYLNWFAREGFPKGEIGRLLALMQEIDHNGLKPLLDPLRQRRG from the coding sequence ATGAACCCCGACGATCTCCTGCTCCTGGTCACCCGCACCATGCCCTTCGGCAAGTACAAGGACCGCCTGATCGCCGACCTGCCCGGCCACTACCTCAACTGGTTCGCCCGCGAAGGCTTCCCCAAGGGCGAGATCGGCCGCCTACTCGCGCTGATGCAGGAGATCGACCACAACGGCCTCAAGCCGCTGCTCGACCCGCTGCGCCAGCGCCGGGGCTGA
- a CDS encoding SDR family oxidoreductase, with the protein MHPYFSLKGRTALVTGGTRGIGRMIAQGFLEAGARVFICARDGAACIQVAEELSLYGECIGLPADLSSEEGARALAEHLAIHAQQLDILVNNAGTTWGAPLESYPVRGWEKVMQLNVTSVFSCIQQLLPLLKKAGNAQSPARVINIGSVAGISAFGEQAYAYGPSKAALHQLSRILAKELVDEHINVNVIAPGRFPSKMTKHIAQDEAAMAEDVAVIPMKRWGREEEMAALAISLASAAGAYMTGAIIPIDGGFTL; encoded by the coding sequence ATGCACCCCTACTTCAGCCTCAAAGGTCGCACCGCCCTGGTCACCGGCGGCACACGCGGCATCGGCCGGATGATCGCCCAGGGCTTCCTCGAAGCCGGCGCGCGCGTGTTCATCTGCGCCCGCGATGGCGCGGCCTGCATCCAGGTGGCCGAGGAACTGTCGCTGTACGGTGAGTGCATCGGCCTGCCGGCGGACCTGTCCAGCGAGGAAGGCGCACGCGCCCTCGCCGAGCACCTGGCCATCCACGCTCAGCAGCTGGACATCCTGGTCAACAACGCCGGCACCACCTGGGGCGCGCCGCTGGAAAGCTACCCGGTGCGCGGCTGGGAGAAGGTCATGCAGCTCAACGTCACCTCGGTGTTCAGCTGCATCCAGCAACTGCTGCCGCTGCTGAAAAAGGCCGGCAATGCACAAAGCCCGGCGCGGGTGATCAACATCGGCTCGGTGGCCGGCATCAGCGCCTTCGGCGAGCAGGCCTACGCCTACGGGCCGAGCAAGGCCGCGCTGCACCAGCTGTCGCGGATCCTGGCCAAGGAACTGGTCGACGAGCACATCAACGTCAACGTCATCGCGCCGGGGCGTTTCCCCAGCAAGATGACCAAGCACATCGCCCAGGACGAAGCGGCCATGGCCGAAGACGTCGCGGTGATCCCCATGAAACGCTGGGGCCGCGAAGAGGAGATGGCCGCCCTGGCGATCAGCCTGGCCAGCGCGGCTGGCGCCTACATGACCGGCGCGATCATCCCCATCGACGGCGGCTTCACCCTGTAA
- a CDS encoding NAD(P)/FAD-dependent oxidoreductase, with the protein MTAALPTTRAAAERTPSYYTATLNQETDYPTLQGQVSVDVVIIGGGFTGVATAVELAERGLKVAIVETHKIGWGATGRNGGQVTGSLSGDEAMRTQMRNKIGAEVDDFIWHLRWRGHEIIKGRVEKYGIACDLKHGHLHAAMKPSHMDELRSAYEEAQRRGMGDEVSLLDRDGMRAHLGSELYLGAVKNTRNMHLHPLNLCIGEARAAESLGALIFEHSEVLEIVHGANPAVITAQGRIDAKQVLLAGDVYHKLERKQLKGMIFPAMGGIVTTEPLGELAKTINPQDLAVYDCRFVLDYYRLTADGRLLFGGGANYSGRDSRDIPGELRPCIERTFPQLKGVQIDFQWSCAMGIVMNRIPQLGKLSDNVWYCQGYSGHGIATTHIMGEIMANALTGTLGQFDTFASCKHIKVPLGDIFGNPMLSVGMWYYQMLEKLR; encoded by the coding sequence ATGACCGCTGCATTGCCAACCACCCGTGCCGCCGCCGAGCGCACACCGTCCTACTACACCGCGACGCTGAATCAGGAGACCGACTACCCGACCCTGCAGGGCCAGGTCAGCGTCGACGTGGTGATCATCGGCGGCGGTTTCACCGGCGTCGCCACGGCGGTCGAACTGGCCGAACGCGGGCTCAAGGTGGCCATCGTCGAAACCCACAAGATCGGTTGGGGCGCCACCGGGCGCAACGGTGGCCAGGTCACCGGCAGCCTGTCCGGCGACGAGGCCATGCGCACGCAGATGCGCAACAAGATCGGCGCCGAGGTCGACGACTTCATCTGGCACCTGCGCTGGCGCGGCCACGAGATCATCAAGGGCCGCGTCGAGAAGTACGGCATCGCCTGCGACCTCAAGCACGGCCACCTGCACGCGGCGATGAAGCCCAGCCACATGGACGAGCTGCGCAGCGCCTACGAGGAAGCCCAGCGCCGCGGCATGGGCGACGAGGTCAGCCTGCTGGACCGCGACGGCATGCGCGCGCACCTGGGCAGCGAGCTGTACCTGGGCGCGGTGAAGAACACCCGCAACATGCACCTGCACCCGCTCAACCTGTGCATCGGCGAGGCGCGTGCGGCCGAGAGCCTGGGCGCGCTGATCTTCGAGCATTCCGAGGTGCTGGAGATCGTCCACGGCGCCAACCCGGCGGTGATCACCGCCCAGGGCCGCATCGACGCCAAGCAGGTGCTGCTGGCCGGCGACGTCTACCACAAGCTCGAACGCAAGCAGCTCAAGGGCATGATCTTCCCGGCCATGGGCGGCATCGTCACCACCGAACCGCTGGGCGAGCTGGCGAAAACCATCAACCCGCAGGACCTGGCCGTGTACGACTGCCGCTTCGTCCTCGACTACTACCGCCTGACCGCCGATGGCCGCCTGCTGTTCGGCGGTGGCGCCAACTACTCCGGGCGCGACTCGCGCGACATCCCCGGCGAACTGCGGCCGTGCATCGAACGCACCTTCCCGCAGCTCAAGGGCGTGCAGATCGATTTCCAGTGGAGCTGCGCCATGGGCATCGTGATGAACCGCATCCCGCAGCTGGGCAAGCTGTCGGACAACGTCTGGTACTGCCAGGGCTACTCCGGCCACGGCATCGCCACCACCCACATCATGGGCGAGATCATGGCCAACGCCCTGACCGGCACCCTGGGCCAGTTCGACACCTTCGCCAGCTGCAAGCACATCAAGGTGCCGCTGGGCGATATCTTCGGCAACCCGATGCTGTCGGTCGGCATGTGGTATTACCAGATGCTGGAGAAGCTGCGCTGA
- a CDS encoding glutamine synthetase family protein gives MNFAPVEDARSFLQDNPDIDMVELFILDANGVPRGKLLHREELLAVYESGRPLPSTILGLSLHGEDVEDSGLVWDVGDIDCRAYPLAGSLVRLPWRRIPTAAVQVSMHPSEGLPAAVADPRHLLVRVIDQLKADGYHPVMACELEFYLLDQQRDANGRPQPARDSDGQRPRSTQVYGLRELEQIEPFLADLYAACKQQGIPARTAISEYAPGQVEITLEHGEALAAMDQAVRYKRLVKAVAHQHGMQACFMAKPFDDIAGTGMHMHVSLADAAGHNLFASDDPAGTPLLRLAVGGMLASLLDSLLLFCPNANSYRRFQANSYAPLAPTWGVDNRTVSLRVPGGPAHTRHLEHRICGADANPYLAAAAILAGIHRGIREQIDPGEPVTGNGYAQAKTLLPTDWLTSLEALENSAWARDALGEEFLRVYLAIKRAEYRQFMGEVGEQDWRWYLTHA, from the coding sequence ATGAATTTCGCCCCCGTCGAGGACGCCAGGTCCTTTCTGCAAGACAACCCCGATATCGACATGGTCGAGCTATTCATCCTCGACGCCAACGGCGTGCCGCGCGGCAAGCTGCTGCACCGCGAGGAACTGCTGGCTGTGTATGAAAGCGGCCGACCATTACCGAGCACGATCCTCGGCCTGAGCCTGCACGGCGAAGACGTGGAGGATTCCGGGCTGGTCTGGGATGTCGGTGACATCGACTGCCGCGCCTACCCACTGGCCGGCAGCCTGGTGCGCCTGCCCTGGCGCAGGATTCCCACCGCCGCGGTGCAGGTCAGCATGCACCCCAGCGAAGGCCTGCCGGCCGCCGTGGCGGACCCGCGCCACCTGCTGGTGCGGGTGATCGACCAGCTCAAGGCCGATGGCTACCACCCGGTGATGGCCTGCGAGCTGGAGTTCTACCTGCTCGACCAGCAGCGTGACGCCAACGGCCGCCCGCAGCCAGCGCGTGACAGCGACGGCCAGCGTCCGCGCAGCACCCAGGTCTACGGCTTGCGCGAGCTGGAACAGATCGAACCGTTCCTCGCCGACCTCTATGCCGCCTGCAAGCAGCAGGGCATCCCGGCGCGCACGGCGATTTCCGAGTACGCACCGGGGCAGGTGGAGATCACCCTGGAACATGGCGAGGCGCTGGCGGCGATGGATCAGGCCGTGCGCTACAAGCGCCTGGTCAAGGCGGTGGCCCATCAGCACGGCATGCAGGCCTGTTTCATGGCCAAGCCATTCGACGACATCGCCGGCACCGGCATGCACATGCACGTCAGCCTGGCCGATGCCGCCGGGCACAACCTGTTCGCCAGCGACGACCCGGCCGGCACGCCGCTGCTGCGCCTGGCGGTCGGCGGCATGCTCGCATCGCTGCTCGATTCGCTGCTGCTGTTCTGCCCCAATGCCAATTCCTACCGGCGCTTCCAGGCCAACAGCTACGCGCCACTGGCGCCGACCTGGGGTGTCGACAACCGCACCGTCAGCCTGCGCGTACCCGGCGGCCCGGCCCATACCCGGCACCTCGAACACCGCATCTGCGGCGCCGACGCCAACCCTTACCTGGCGGCGGCGGCGATTCTCGCCGGCATCCACCGCGGCATCCGCGAGCAGATCGATCCGGGCGAGCCGGTCACCGGCAACGGCTATGCCCAGGCCAAGACGCTGTTGCCGACCGACTGGCTGACCTCGCTCGAGGCGCTGGAAAACTCCGCCTGGGCGCGTGATGCCCTGGGCGAGGAATTTCTGCGCGTGTACCTGGCGATCAAGCGTGCCGAGTACCGCCAGTTCATGGGCGAGGTCGGCGAGCAGGACTGGCGCTGGTACCTGACCCATGCCTGA
- a CDS encoding MerR family transcriptional regulator produces the protein MKIGELARRSGLAASRIRFYEASGLIAAQRQANGYRDYPEHMVQTLGIITSAQQSGFSLDEVRRLLPDAGQENWPHDQLLASLQRKVGEIEQMQERLAQNKARLLAVIASIEARPEGMGCTENAERVLTQMNARRNV, from the coding sequence ATGAAAATCGGTGAGTTGGCCAGGCGCAGTGGCCTGGCGGCCTCGCGCATCCGCTTCTACGAGGCCAGCGGGCTGATCGCGGCGCAACGTCAGGCCAATGGGTATCGCGACTACCCGGAGCACATGGTGCAGACGCTGGGCATCATCACCAGCGCGCAGCAGTCCGGGTTCAGCCTCGATGAGGTGCGCCGCCTGTTGCCCGATGCCGGCCAGGAGAACTGGCCGCACGATCAGCTGCTGGCCAGCCTGCAGCGCAAGGTCGGCGAGATCGAGCAGATGCAGGAGCGTCTGGCGCAGAACAAGGCGCGGCTGCTGGCCGTCATCGCCAGCATCGAGGCGCGCCCGGAAGGTATGGGTTGCACGGAGAACGCCGAGCGCGTGCTGACGCAGATGAACGCGCGGCGCAATGTTTAG
- a CDS encoding NADH:flavin oxidoreductase/NADH oxidase family protein yields the protein MPLFNPLQLPNGSIIGNRIAKASMEENLADASQGPSADLLRLYQAWAAGGVGLLLTGNVMVDRRAMTGPGGVVLEDEQQLEKFREWARIGRSHGAQFWMQINHPGRQMQANLGQQTVAPSAIALELGGLSKMFPVPKALSEAEIDALIQRFARTAQLAEQAGFSGVQIHAAHGYLLSQFLSPLSNTRTDQWGGSLENRARLLLDVVKAVRAVVAPEFCVAVKLNSADFQRGGFDAADAQRVVLMLNEQAVDLVELSGGSYEVPAMQGEARDGRTLAREAYFLEFASQIAAIARMPVMVTGGIRRRAVVEQVLASGVAMAGIATALAIEPELPKHWRAGQDSNPQLPPITWKNKPLASLATMAVVKFQMRRLARGNQPNPQVSPLRALLCEQLKTLRRTRQYKRWISRQA from the coding sequence ATGCCCCTCTTCAACCCCCTGCAACTGCCCAACGGCAGCATCATCGGCAACCGTATCGCCAAGGCCTCCATGGAGGAAAACCTGGCCGATGCGAGCCAGGGCCCGTCCGCCGACCTGCTGCGCCTGTATCAAGCCTGGGCCGCAGGTGGCGTCGGGCTGCTGCTGACCGGTAACGTGATGGTCGATCGCCGCGCCATGACCGGCCCCGGCGGCGTGGTGCTGGAAGACGAGCAGCAACTGGAGAAATTCCGCGAATGGGCGCGCATCGGCCGCAGCCACGGCGCGCAGTTCTGGATGCAGATCAACCACCCTGGTCGGCAGATGCAGGCCAACCTCGGCCAGCAGACCGTCGCGCCTTCGGCGATCGCCCTGGAGCTGGGCGGGCTGTCGAAGATGTTCCCGGTGCCCAAGGCGCTGAGCGAGGCGGAAATCGACGCGCTGATCCAGCGCTTCGCGCGCACCGCGCAACTGGCCGAGCAGGCCGGTTTCAGCGGTGTGCAGATCCACGCGGCGCACGGCTACCTGCTCAGCCAGTTCCTCTCGCCCCTGAGCAACACCCGCACCGATCAGTGGGGCGGCAGCCTGGAGAATCGCGCGCGCCTGCTGCTCGACGTGGTCAAGGCAGTGCGCGCCGTGGTGGCGCCGGAGTTCTGCGTGGCGGTCAAACTCAACTCGGCGGATTTCCAGCGCGGCGGCTTCGATGCCGCCGATGCCCAGCGCGTGGTGCTGATGCTCAACGAGCAGGCGGTCGACCTGGTCGAACTGTCCGGCGGCAGCTACGAAGTCCCGGCGATGCAGGGCGAAGCCCGCGACGGCCGTACCCTGGCGCGTGAAGCCTACTTCCTCGAGTTCGCCAGCCAGATCGCCGCCATCGCGCGCATGCCGGTGATGGTCACGGGCGGCATTCGCCGCCGTGCAGTGGTCGAGCAGGTGCTCGCCAGCGGCGTGGCCATGGCCGGCATCGCCACCGCGCTGGCCATCGAGCCAGAACTGCCGAAGCACTGGCGGGCCGGGCAGGACAGCAACCCGCAACTGCCGCCGATCACCTGGAAGAACAAGCCACTGGCCTCGCTGGCGACCATGGCCGTGGTCAAGTTCCAGATGCGCCGACTGGCCCGAGGCAATCAGCCGAACCCGCAGGTATCACCGCTGCGTGCCCTGTTGTGCGAACAGCTGAAGACCCTGCGCCGCACCCGCCAGTACAAGCGCTGGATCAGCCGTCAGGCCTGA
- a CDS encoding LysR family transcriptional regulator codes for MSDLEDLAAFALLLEAGSFTAAAERLGCSKGQLSKRISQLERSLGSVLLHRTTRRLHLTAAGAALLPEAQALQAQAQRARQVVQSLQEEVAGSVRLTVPVSLGETFFDALLVDFIRQHPQVRVELDLSNSYRDLVAEGFDLGIRSGQHLDERLVAKPLFALQEITCAAPAYLALHGTPQEPAQLNEHQCLLNTHYAGFEEWLYHRQHQLERVQVRGGLASNHYSLLKKAALSGAGIARLPSYMVQDELADGRLLWLLRDYQTRSTPVFLVHPWQGNLPRRTQALADYLLGWFERSRRVLDGLGPQA; via the coding sequence ATGAGTGATCTGGAAGACCTGGCAGCCTTCGCCCTGCTGCTGGAGGCGGGCAGTTTCACCGCGGCGGCCGAGCGCCTGGGGTGTAGCAAGGGCCAGCTGTCAAAGCGCATCAGCCAGCTCGAGCGCAGCCTTGGCAGTGTGTTGCTGCATCGCACCACGCGACGTTTGCACCTAACAGCCGCCGGTGCGGCCCTGCTGCCCGAGGCGCAGGCGTTACAGGCCCAGGCGCAGCGCGCACGGCAAGTGGTGCAGAGTCTGCAGGAAGAGGTGGCGGGCAGCGTGCGCCTGACCGTGCCGGTGTCGCTGGGTGAGACCTTCTTCGATGCGCTGCTGGTGGACTTCATCCGCCAGCATCCGCAGGTTCGCGTCGAGCTGGACCTGTCCAACAGCTACCGCGATCTGGTCGCCGAGGGATTCGACCTGGGCATCCGCTCCGGCCAGCACCTGGACGAGCGCCTGGTGGCCAAACCCCTGTTCGCCCTGCAGGAGATCACCTGCGCGGCGCCGGCGTACCTGGCCCTGCATGGCACGCCGCAGGAGCCGGCGCAGTTAAACGAGCACCAGTGCCTGCTCAACACCCACTACGCCGGTTTCGAGGAGTGGCTGTACCACCGCCAGCACCAGCTGGAGCGGGTGCAGGTGCGCGGCGGTCTGGCGAGCAACCATTACAGCCTGCTGAAGAAGGCCGCGCTGAGCGGGGCCGGTATCGCTCGCCTGCCGTCCTACATGGTGCAGGATGAACTGGCCGACGGCCGCCTGCTGTGGCTGCTGCGCGACTACCAGACACGCAGCACGCCGGTGTTCCTGGTCCACCCGTGGCAGGGCAACCTGCCACGTCGCACCCAGGCCCTGGCCGACTACCTGCTCGGCTGGTTCGAGCGCAGCCGGCGGGTGCTCGACGGGCTCGGGCCTCAGGCCTGA
- a CDS encoding short chain dehydrogenase, with product MKIILIGASGTIGQAVARELSERHELIRVGHASGELQVDITDSGSIRRLLERTGPFDALISTAGKLHFGALEDMSEAEYAIGLQDKLMGQVNLVLIGREFANDGASFTLTSGVLSEDPIRHGSSASMVNAALDGFVRGAAVELPRGLRINSVSPTVLVESLPAYGPFFRGFKAVPAAEVALAYAKSAEGRQTGQVYKVL from the coding sequence ATGAAAATCATCCTGATCGGCGCCAGCGGGACCATCGGCCAGGCCGTGGCCCGTGAACTGAGCGAGCGCCATGAACTGATCCGCGTCGGCCACGCCAGTGGCGAGCTGCAGGTCGACATCACCGACAGCGGCTCGATTCGGCGCCTGCTCGAACGCACCGGCCCGTTCGACGCACTGATCAGCACCGCCGGCAAGCTGCATTTCGGCGCGCTGGAGGACATGAGCGAAGCCGAATACGCCATCGGCCTGCAGGACAAGCTGATGGGCCAGGTCAACCTGGTGCTGATCGGCCGTGAATTCGCCAACGATGGCGCCTCGTTCACCCTCACCTCCGGCGTACTCAGCGAAGACCCGATCCGCCACGGCAGCTCGGCGAGCATGGTCAACGCCGCGCTCGACGGCTTCGTCCGCGGCGCCGCCGTGGAGCTGCCGCGCGGCCTGCGCATCAACAGCGTGAGCCCGACGGTGCTGGTCGAGTCGCTACCGGCTTACGGTCCGTTCTTCCGCGGCTTCAAGGCCGTGCCGGCAGCCGAGGTCGCCCTGGCCTACGCCAAGAGCGCCGAGGGCCGGCAGACCGGCCAGGTGTACAAGGTGCTGTGA
- a CDS encoding I78 family peptidase inhibitor, whose protein sequence is MTGLLRLASLFTIALLAGCGTSAEKAPVSDPDSALVPVVSAPTADLDSRCNADSVQDLIGKPISDELAVEARDDAEARYLRITRPNQPVSMDYNAQRLNIDTDDNGVIKQLSCG, encoded by the coding sequence ATGACCGGCCTTTTGCGCCTCGCCTCCCTGTTCACCATCGCCCTGCTCGCCGGTTGCGGCACCAGCGCGGAAAAAGCCCCCGTGTCCGACCCCGACAGCGCCCTGGTACCGGTGGTCAGCGCACCGACGGCCGATCTCGACAGTCGCTGCAACGCCGACTCGGTGCAGGACCTGATCGGCAAGCCCATCAGTGACGAGCTGGCCGTGGAGGCGCGCGACGATGCCGAGGCGCGCTACCTGCGCATCACCCGACCGAATCAGCCGGTGAGCATGGATTACAACGCGCAGCGCCTGAACATCGACACCGACGACAACGGCGTGATCAAGCAGCTCAGCTGCGGCTGA
- a CDS encoding putative quinol monooxygenase: MPSIAQTLISAARDGICRARSGLDARCSQRRLRLAPMSAEAAALRHPARSEGVAFAQEHHMSEQMISRALIRANFGRSEELGVHLAELVARVQRDPGCLGYELRQQGADSWHLHGVWSSAEALQEHLQQPHLQVFQYLIGAGLIRQMELASHNADQPPA; encoded by the coding sequence ATGCCCAGCATCGCCCAAACCCTCATCAGCGCGGCCCGCGACGGTATCTGCCGGGCCCGTTCGGGGCTCGATGCGCGTTGCAGCCAGCGCCGCCTGCGACTCGCGCCCATGTCCGCCGAGGCGGCCGCGCTTCGCCATCCCGCACGCAGCGAGGGCGTGGCCTTCGCACAGGAGCATCACATGAGCGAGCAGATGATCAGCCGGGCGTTGATCCGCGCCAACTTCGGCCGCAGCGAAGAACTGGGTGTGCACCTGGCCGAGCTGGTAGCGCGGGTGCAGCGCGATCCTGGGTGCCTGGGGTATGAGCTGCGCCAGCAGGGTGCGGACAGCTGGCACCTGCATGGCGTCTGGAGCAGCGCCGAGGCGCTGCAGGAGCACTTGCAGCAACCGCACTTGCAGGTCTTCCAGTACCTGATCGGCGCCGGGCTGATCCGTCAGATGGAACTGGCCAGCCATAACGCCGACCAGCCCCCGGCGTGA
- the tsaA gene encoding tRNA (N6-threonylcarbamoyladenosine(37)-N6)-methyltransferase TrmO has translation MSHTVSPVGFVRSCFKEKFAIPRQPQLAPAARGVLELVPPFDKGEAVAGLEQVSHVWLLFLFHQALEDKPRLKVRPPRLGGNTSLGVFATRATHRPNGIGQSVVRLDKVEPGRLWLSGIDLLDGTPVLDIKPYVPYADSVLASNAIAAEAPQPIPLSWDDQALQQAHVHGQRLGEPLFELIEQCLAQDPRPAYQVPEPERRYGVRFWDVQVRWHYPQPGQIHVLEVVPA, from the coding sequence ATGTCCCATACCGTCTCGCCCGTCGGCTTCGTGCGCTCCTGCTTCAAGGAGAAATTCGCCATCCCGCGCCAGCCCCAGCTGGCCCCGGCCGCTCGCGGCGTGCTGGAACTCGTGCCGCCGTTCGACAAGGGGGAAGCGGTTGCCGGGCTGGAGCAGGTCAGCCACGTCTGGCTGCTGTTTCTCTTCCACCAGGCGCTGGAGGACAAACCTCGATTGAAGGTGCGCCCGCCGCGCCTGGGCGGCAATACCTCGCTCGGCGTGTTCGCCACCCGCGCCACCCACCGGCCGAATGGCATTGGCCAGTCGGTGGTGCGCCTGGACAAGGTCGAGCCAGGGCGCCTGTGGCTGTCCGGCATCGACCTGCTCGACGGCACCCCGGTGCTGGATATCAAACCCTACGTGCCCTACGCCGACAGCGTGCTGGCGAGCAATGCCATCGCCGCCGAGGCGCCGCAGCCGATTCCATTGAGTTGGGACGACCAGGCGCTGCAACAGGCCCATGTTCACGGCCAGCGCCTCGGCGAGCCGCTGTTCGAGCTGATCGAACAATGCCTGGCTCAGGACCCGCGCCCGGCCTACCAGGTGCCGGAGCCAGAGCGGCGCTACGGCGTGCGGTTCTGGGATGTGCAGGTGCGCTGGCACTACCCGCAGCCGGGGCAGATCCACGTGCTCGAAGTCGTCCCGGCCTAG